Proteins found in one Actinokineospora alba genomic segment:
- a CDS encoding ATP-binding cassette domain-containing protein, translating into MAPRSDTKSPAPHAADSHDLIRVQGARVNNLKDVSVELPKRRLTVFTGVSGSGKSSLVFATIAAESQRMINETYSAFVQGFMPTLNRPEVDVLEGLTTAIIIDQERMGANARSTVGTVTDANAMLRILFSRLGKPYIGPPGAFAFNVPSVRASGAITVERGGKTKAEKATFNRLGGMCPRCEGMGNVTDFDLSQLYDDSKSLNEGALTIPGYSMDGWFGRIFRGCGFFDPDKPIRKYNKRELHDLLYKEPTKIKVEGINLTYEGLIPKIQKSFLSKDVDALQSHIRAFVDRAVTFTVCPECEGTRLSAEARSSKIDGINIADACSMQISDLADWVRGLKEPTVAPLLAALQHSLDSFAEIGLGYLSLNRPSGTLSGGEAQRTKMIRHLGSSLTDVTYVFDEPTIGLHPHDIARMNDLLLQLRDKGNTVLMVEHKPEAIAIADHVVDLGPGAGTAGGAVCFEGTVDGLRASDTITGRHLDDRAALKSSVRTPSGALEIRGADTNNLQDVDVDIPLGVLVVVTGVAGSGKSSLIQGSVVGQEGVVSVDQGAIRGSRRSNPATYTGLLEPIRKAFAKANGVKPALFSANSEGACPTCNGAGVIYTDLAMMAGVATTCEDCEGKRFQASVLEYHLGGRNIAEVLAMSVTEAEEFFGAGEARTPAAHAILDRLADVGLGYLSLGQPLTTLSGGERQRIKLATRMAEKGGVYVLDEPTTGLHLADVENLLGLLDRLVDSGKSVIVIEHHQAVMAHADWIIDLGPGAGHDGGKIVFQGPPADLVAAKSTITGEHLAAYVAG; encoded by the coding sequence ATGGCCCCGAGGTCGGACACCAAGTCGCCCGCGCCGCACGCCGCCGACAGCCACGACCTGATCCGCGTGCAGGGCGCGCGGGTCAACAACCTCAAGGACGTCAGCGTCGAACTGCCGAAGCGCAGGCTGACGGTGTTCACCGGCGTCTCCGGCTCCGGCAAGAGCTCGCTGGTGTTCGCCACGATCGCCGCGGAGTCGCAGCGGATGATCAACGAGACCTACAGCGCCTTCGTGCAGGGCTTCATGCCGACGCTGAACCGGCCGGAGGTCGACGTCCTCGAAGGACTGACCACCGCGATCATCATCGACCAGGAGCGGATGGGCGCCAACGCCCGCTCCACGGTCGGCACGGTCACCGACGCCAACGCGATGCTGCGCATCCTGTTCAGCAGGCTCGGGAAGCCCTACATCGGCCCGCCCGGCGCGTTCGCGTTCAACGTCCCCTCGGTGCGGGCGAGCGGCGCCATCACCGTCGAGCGCGGTGGCAAGACCAAGGCCGAGAAGGCGACGTTCAACCGGCTCGGCGGCATGTGCCCGCGCTGCGAGGGCATGGGCAACGTGACCGACTTCGACCTGTCGCAGCTCTATGACGACAGCAAGTCGCTCAACGAGGGCGCGCTGACGATCCCGGGCTACAGCATGGACGGCTGGTTCGGCCGCATCTTCCGCGGCTGCGGGTTCTTCGACCCGGACAAGCCGATCCGCAAGTACAACAAGCGCGAACTGCACGACCTTCTCTACAAGGAACCGACCAAGATCAAGGTCGAGGGAATCAACCTGACGTATGAGGGGCTGATCCCGAAGATCCAGAAGTCGTTCCTGTCCAAGGACGTCGACGCGCTGCAGTCGCACATCCGCGCCTTCGTGGACCGGGCCGTCACCTTCACCGTCTGCCCCGAGTGCGAGGGCACCCGGCTCAGCGCGGAGGCCCGGTCGTCGAAGATCGACGGCATCAACATCGCCGACGCCTGCTCGATGCAGATCAGCGACCTCGCCGACTGGGTCCGCGGCCTGAAGGAACCGACGGTGGCGCCGCTGCTGGCGGCGCTGCAGCACTCCCTGGACTCGTTCGCGGAGATCGGGTTGGGCTACCTGTCGCTCAACCGGCCCTCGGGCACCCTGTCGGGCGGCGAGGCGCAGCGGACCAAGATGATCCGCCACCTCGGCTCCTCGCTCACCGACGTCACCTACGTCTTCGACGAGCCGACCATCGGCCTGCACCCGCATGACATCGCGCGGATGAACGACCTGCTGCTTCAGCTGCGGGACAAGGGCAACACGGTGCTGATGGTGGAGCACAAGCCGGAGGCGATCGCGATCGCCGACCACGTGGTCGACCTCGGTCCCGGCGCGGGCACGGCGGGCGGCGCCGTCTGTTTCGAGGGGACGGTCGACGGGCTGCGGGCCAGCGACACCATCACCGGGCGCCACCTCGACGACCGGGCGGCCCTGAAGTCCTCGGTGCGGACACCGTCGGGCGCCTTGGAGATCCGTGGTGCCGACACCAACAACCTCCAGGACGTCGACGTCGACATCCCGCTGGGCGTGCTGGTCGTGGTGACCGGTGTGGCCGGGTCGGGCAAGAGTTCGCTGATCCAGGGCTCCGTCGTGGGGCAAGAGGGCGTGGTGTCGGTCGACCAAGGCGCGATCCGCGGCTCGCGGCGGAGCAACCCGGCGACGTACACCGGCCTGCTCGAACCGATCCGCAAGGCGTTCGCCAAGGCCAACGGGGTGAAGCCGGCGCTGTTCAGCGCCAACTCCGAGGGCGCCTGCCCCACCTGCAACGGCGCCGGTGTCATCTACACCGACCTGGCGATGATGGCGGGCGTCGCCACCACCTGTGAGGACTGCGAGGGCAAGCGGTTCCAGGCCTCCGTGCTGGAGTACCACCTGGGCGGGCGCAACATCGCCGAGGTGCTCGCGATGTCGGTGACCGAGGCCGAGGAGTTCTTCGGCGCAGGTGAGGCGCGCACCCCTGCCGCGCACGCCATCCTCGACCGGCTCGCCGACGTCGGGCTCGGCTACCTCAGCCTCGGCCAGCCGCTCACCACGCTGTCCGGCGGCGAGCGGCAGCGGATCAAGCTGGCCACCCGGATGGCGGAGAAGGGCGGCGTCTACGTCCTCGACGAGCCGACCACCGGCCTGCACCTCGCCGACGTCGAGAACCTGCTCGGCCTGCTCGACCGGCTGGTCGACTCCGGCAAGTCCGTCATCGTCATCGAGCACCACCAGGCGGTCATGGCGCACGCCGACTGGATCATCGACCTGGGCCCCGGCGCGGGCCACGACGGCGGCAAGATCGTCTTCCAGGGCCCGCCCGCCGATCTCGTCGCCGCCAAGTCCACCATCACCGGCGAGCACCTCGCGGCGTACGTCGCGGGCTGA
- a CDS encoding VOC family protein, translating to MDITIHTTVLPHDDPEASVAFYRDTLGFEVRTDVGQGKMRWITVGPADQPGTSILLAPPAADPGITDDERRTIAEMMAKGTYGWILLATKDLDGTFEQLQSGDAEVVQEPTEQPYGVRDCAFRDPAGNLVRIQELR from the coding sequence ATGGACATCACCATTCACACCACCGTTCTCCCCCACGACGACCCGGAGGCCTCCGTGGCCTTCTACCGCGACACGCTCGGCTTCGAGGTCCGCACCGACGTCGGCCAGGGCAAGATGCGCTGGATCACGGTCGGGCCCGCCGACCAGCCCGGCACCTCCATCCTGCTGGCGCCGCCCGCCGCCGACCCGGGCATCACCGACGACGAGCGCCGCACCATCGCCGAGATGATGGCCAAGGGCACCTACGGGTGGATCCTGCTGGCCACCAAGGACCTCGACGGCACCTTCGAGCAGCTGCAGTCCGGTGACGCCGAAGTCGTGCAGGAGCCGACCGAACAGCCGTACGGTGTTCGTGACTGCGCCTTCCGCGACCCCGCGGGCAACCTGGTCCGCATCCAAGAACTGCGCTGA
- a CDS encoding helix-turn-helix transcriptional regulator, translated as MTSRPDEAQRLSDLVRLRRVRDRIDREYARPLDVEALARGAHMSAGHLSREFRRAYGESPYGYLMTRRIERAMALLRVGELSVTEVCFAVGCSSLGTFSTRFAELVGMPPSVYKREAARATAGLPSCVAKQVTRPIRNREAPASSLT; from the coding sequence GTGACCAGCAGACCCGACGAGGCGCAGCGGCTCAGTGATCTCGTGCGGCTGCGGCGCGTCCGTGACCGGATCGATCGGGAGTACGCGCGGCCGCTGGACGTCGAGGCGCTCGCCCGGGGTGCGCACATGTCCGCCGGGCACCTCAGCCGGGAGTTCCGGCGGGCCTACGGCGAGTCGCCGTACGGCTACCTCATGACGCGGCGGATCGAGCGGGCGATGGCTTTGCTGCGGGTGGGCGAACTCAGCGTCACCGAGGTCTGCTTCGCGGTCGGCTGCTCGTCGCTGGGCACCTTCAGCACCCGGTTCGCCGAGCTGGTCGGGATGCCGCCCAGCGTGTACAAGCGCGAGGCGGCGCGGGCGACGGCCGGGCTGCCGTCATGCGTGGCGAAACAGGTGACCCGACCGATCAGGAATCGAGAAGCGCCCGCTTCGAGCCTCACCTAG